From the genome of Gallus gallus isolate bGalGal1 chromosome 4, bGalGal1.mat.broiler.GRCg7b, whole genome shotgun sequence:
CGGGCTCGCCGTTCCCCGAGGTAGTAGAACTGAATGTAGGGGGCCAGGTGTACGTGACGAGGCACTCCACGCTGCTCAGCGTCCCGGACAGCACGCTGGCCACCATGTTCTCGCCGTGCCGGGGCGGCCCAGCGGCGGCCCGccagctgcccagggacagCCGGGCGCGCTTCTTCATCGACCGCGACGGCTTCCTCTTCAGGTACGTGCTGGATTACCTGCGGGACAAGCAGCTGGCGCTGCCCGAGCACTTCCCCGAGAAGGAACGGCTCCTGCGGGAGGCAGAATACTTCCAGCTAGGCGACCTGGTGAAGCTGCTCTCGCCCAAGGTCACCAAGCAGAGTTCGCTCAACGACGAGGGCTGCCAAAGCGACCTGGAGGACAGCACCTCGCAGGGCAGCAGCGACCGGCTGCAGCGGGCCGGCCTGGACAAGCGCTCGGGCTTCCTCACAGTGGGCTACCGCGGCTCCTACACCACGGTGCGGGACAACCAGGCGGACGCCAAGTTCCGCCGCGTCGCCCGCATCATGGTGTGCGGCAGGATCGCCCTGGCCAAGGAGGTCTTCGGCGAGACCCTGAACGAGAGCCGCGACCCCGACCGCCCCCCCGAGAAGTATACTTCCCGCTTCTACCTCAAGTTCACCTACCTGGAGCAAGCCTTCGATCGGCTTTCCGAGGCGGGCTTCCACATGGTGGCTTGCAACTCCACCGGCACGGCCGCCTTCATCAACCAGTACCGGGACGACAAGATCTGGAGCAGCTACACCGAGTACATCTTCTTCAGTAAGTGCTCCTTGGGACCGCCGGAGCCTTCCCCTCATGCACACGCGGGAATATCGGGGCTGCCCCCTCCTCCCAGAGATGGCCGTGCGGGGTTGAACGGCCTCCACACCGAGTCGGGGTCTCCCGGGGGCGTCGCGCCGGGTCCCGGCCCCGATCAGCGGAGCGAGGCGGGGAGGGTGGGGGGTGATGTTACTGCTGCGTCTCTCGTTAGCTGCGGGCTGAGCGGGATTCTGACAGCGGGTACGCTGCCGCTGGGTGATGGGGCAGGCAGCGAGGGCAGAACCAGCTGCCCGGGCGGTGAGAAGCCTGCCTGAAAGGGGGAAAAACTCACGGAAACTGCAGCGTGTTCGTAGCCCGTAGGTAACAACGGTCGTTGGTTTCGAGTAGCATCGGGGGTTGCGAGTTTCTCGCAGATGAGTAGTCCCCAGGTGGGGTGGCGTTCAGTCAGTCTCTCAGGGCAGGGTTCGGGCTGATGAAGCGCAGCTGGGTGGGAAGCACCGGCCCCCGGCCGAGGTTCGCCTTTGAAAGGCAGAGGTCATCCTGAACCCCCGAGGTGTGTTCGGAGAGTTGAGTAATCCCTGCGAGCGGAGAGCTATTCTCCGGGTACACGAGCCTTCGAGTGGGCTTCACTGCCTGAGCGGTTGTTTCAGCTTCACCTGTCCCTGTGGCAGGAGAGATGCGTtcctcagccccagcagcagcgaCCCGCTGCTCCTGGACGTAGTCACTGTGAATGCGAACGGTTTTCTATTCAGAGGAGAAACTCATTAAATAATTAACACTGCTGTGTGTTATATAGGTGGTGGACTACCTTTTGCTGAACGAACTTGAGAACTTCAAATCCATCTTCAGTACTACTCTAAAAGTTTTTGGAGGTTTGTTATGTAACCTAGCAAGCTGGTCATATCTAATTAGGAAATGCGAAAGCTGAGTTGTTGGAGGAGCTTTGCATTCTTCTGAGTGAACTTAGTGGTGTAAAATACGTGATAATTAAATCtccattctggaaaaaaatggacCTACTAGTTCAGTTCTTAAGTAGTAGAAGTTCCTCGCTGTTGTTGTCAAAACTATGGGATAGCCCCCCCTTGTTTGCTCAGACATAGGTTATTAGATGCATAATTATTTGTGGGCATTTGTGATGCTTAGAATGTTTTGCGTTAATGATGTGTGTGCGTTATGAGGCGGCTGCTGTGTAGAACAGTGCTCTAATTCAGATCAGTGTTCCAAATTAATCCCCAGTGTATAACCACTGATTTATGTGGAATAATGCCAGGGATGAATTGGATGTTGTACAAcactgtttctgttttgatttttagtCTTTCAGCTTACTGTGTTATCAAAAGTGAAGCAGgtagctaattttttttttaatttgattcttAACCAAAAAATTCTGGTTTTGCCTAATATTAATATGTTCTTCCTACTTCTGGGTGCGAAAATCGGCTGAGTTAATATAGGCTGAAAAGAAGGCGATCATAATTTTGATTGCTTAGTTGTGCATTTAGAaaccttttaattttattactttaattttattttttctatttaagtGCCCAGTTGATGGGAACCCTCTGATAGAAATAATGCCTTATTATGAAATCCCTAGGTGGATTGAGTCCTTGTTGTAGCTTTGCCCAACTCCTGCATGGGAATCCGTCAATTGACAGAAAATTATGTGAGCCTgccttgctgctctgtgctggtgtgaGGAGACTGGTCAGGGTTACTGGCTGTAGTCTTTCCAAGAGCACTTGTGAGGACTATATTCCTTTACTTACAAAACCAGAGCTTCATACATAGCATGAGCATCTGCAACCAGCAGCTATGTTAGTTGTtggtctgtgattctgtggcaGCCACTCAGTCCTATTCCTCTTACATCATTTTTCTTGAGGTCTTGTGGATGACTCTGAAAGTGCTTGGGAAAAGTGAGGATATATGCATTCCACCCATTTCCTTGGATCATGAGTAGATTTCTAAGAGCTACTGAGGAACATCTAAAGGCCAAAGGTGGCCTTTAACCTCTGCTTCGGGAATAGATTTCAATTATGTTTCTAGTATATCTCTAACTTCATTAGGTATTTTGAGTAGAAAAGACCATCtcgcaaaaaaaaaataattattttcttaaatgttgTGGCTGATTAAATCTACCCATACTATACATATCTTACTTAAATTTTTAGATTGCTTGGTATCCATGAATGGATTAGTTGTTGCAGTCTAATTCCAATTCAAGAACTGGGGCTTGTTTGAGATAATGCTTCAGTTTTTTGGCAGCACATCCTGACAAGTACAGAAACAGTCTTTCTCAGGCTATGTAATtccttcaaataaataaataaaaatcagagccTTTCTGATGGCTACCTATGTTCTCTAAGCAATGGAAGCTCTCACCTTAGCATGCAGAAGAGTGATTTACTTCTGTCAATACAACATGAAGTGCATATGCAGTTTGGGAAAGAGGCCCAAGCTCTTTTGCTTCATTACAATTTTGAGCTGCAGTACACAACCACTGATTAATTAACTGCTACTTGTCATGCAGTAGGTGATAGCCTTCACAGAAGTTCCACCTAGATGGAAAAGGAGACCAGAAGTAAGGAGACCTTGCCTCACATGGCTGCAGGCAACTCAGCAGGCCTTCTGTTGGCAGGTCTTTTTGTGAGGAAAGgctaatttgcatttttaagctTTTGTCTTTTGTATTTCACTGTATCTCTTGATACTGTTGTGTAATGCAGGATTGTCTGTGTGTGCTATTACTATATAGTCTTTTTCTCCTGTAGAATCTAATTGGTCTTAATGGATTTTGCATTTAACATCTGCTATGCAATCTGACTTATGGGTGCTGAGAGCCTCATGCTCAGCT
Proteins encoded in this window:
- the KCTD8 gene encoding BTB/POZ domain-containing protein KCTD8 isoform X3 — encoded protein: MALKEAGGSILPISDMVSGPSGSPFPEVVELNVGGQVYVTRHSTLLSVPDSTLATMFSPCRGGPAAARQLPRDSRARFFIDRDGFLFRYVLDYLRDKQLALPEHFPEKERLLREAEYFQLGDLVKLLSPKVTKQSSLNDEGCQSDLEDSTSQGSSDRLQRAGLDKRSGFLTVGYRGSYTTVRDNQADAKFRRVARIMVCGRIALAKEVFGETLNESRDPDRPPEKYTSRFYLKFTYLEQAFDRLSEAGFHMVACNSTGTAAFINQYRDDKIWSSYTEYIFFTLRC
- the KCTD8 gene encoding BTB/POZ domain-containing protein KCTD8 isoform X2, translating into MALKEAGGSILPISDMVSGPSGSPFPEVVELNVGGQVYVTRHSTLLSVPDSTLATMFSPCRGGPAAARQLPRDSRARFFIDRDGFLFRYVLDYLRDKQLALPEHFPEKERLLREAEYFQLGDLVKLLSPKVTKQSSLNDEGCQSDLEDSTSQGSSDRLQRAGLDKRSGFLTVGYRGSYTTVRDNQADAKFRRVARIMVCGRIALAKEVFGETLNESRDPDRPPEKYTSRFYLKFTYLEQAFDRLSEAGFHMVACNSTGTAAFINQYRDDKIWSSYTEYIFFSFHGTSFLTPRAEFTIVNKLICQRAPTENCFPQTRP
- the KCTD8 gene encoding BTB/POZ domain-containing protein KCTD8 isoform X1; protein product: MALKEAGGSILPISDMVSGPSGSPFPEVVELNVGGQVYVTRHSTLLSVPDSTLATMFSPCRGGPAAARQLPRDSRARFFIDRDGFLFRYVLDYLRDKQLALPEHFPEKERLLREAEYFQLGDLVKLLSPKVTKQSSLNDEGCQSDLEDSTSQGSSDRLQRAGLDKRSGFLTVGYRGSYTTVRDNQADAKFRRVARIMVCGRIALAKEVFGETLNESRDPDRPPEKYTSRFYLKFTYLEQAFDRLSEAGFHMVACNSTGTAAFINQYRDDKIWSSYTEYIFFRPPQRTVSPKQDHEERKHDKVLDKGSESGTSCNELSTSSCDSHSDASTPQENASGTQQSTAHQPNTLTLDRPSKKAPVQWMPPPDKRRNSELFQTLISKSRETNLSKKKVCEKLSVEEEMRKCIQDFKKIHIPDYFPERKRPWQSELLQKYGL
- the KCTD8 gene encoding BTB/POZ domain-containing protein KCTD8 isoform X4, with translation MALKEAGGSILPISDMVSGPSGSPFPEVVELNVGGQVYVTRHSTLLSVPDSTLATMFSPCRGGPAAARQLPRDSRARFFIDRDGFLFRYVLDYLRDKQLALPEHFPEKERLLREAEYFQLGDLVKLLSPKVTKQSSLNDEGCQSDLEDSTSQGSSDRLQRAGLDKRSGFLTVGYRGSYTTVRDNQADAKFRRVARIMVCGRIALAKEVFGETLNESRDPDRPPEKYTSRFYLKFTYLEQAFDRLSEAGFHMVACNSTGTAAFINQYRDDKIWSSYTEYIFFSGGLPFAERT